The sequence below is a genomic window from Leishmania panamensis strain MHOM/PA/94/PSC-1 chromosome 3 sequence.
ACACCTTCACTCTGAAAGTCAAGATGGGCCCACACCGCTACTTCAACCACCCATTTCTCCCCTTCATGCCGTCTCAACGTCAGTCACTTCGTGCAAGAAAGATTGCATGTGCCCGCCTACCTTCATCACGCTTTCGCCAGATGTCAGAAGCGCaggtttttctctcttcatatTGTTTCCTAATTCTCATTTCTGTGCGGCCTGGCGTCGTCCAGCACAGACGCACCCACATAGATACATGTCTTCCATGTACCTCGATAAGAGCAGTCACCTTCACATGTCCCCGTGCTCTctgcccccttttccctaCCTACTCATTCACTGTTGAAACGCAGACACACTCTACGTGAGAGTATATCGTCATTAGCGCGACACCTCCGTGACATGATAGTGAAAGAGACGGGCGATATGGGGGCAGAAAGAGACcacgaaagagagcgagagggagaagcaagACATAGTGGGGATGCccaggagaaggagcgcacGATTACGtgtagggagagaggaagaggagcagagacACATCACTGGGGAGGGGCACCATGCGTGTACGTCGGCCATCGCTCACCTGCTTCAGtatgcgcacacgcgtgcgcctACGAGCGCCCTCCGTCCCCTTTTTATCGTGCATGGGCAGACAAAGACGTCCctcgcagcaccacagcaagGAATGAGCGATGCGTAGTCCACAGTTGatagaggagaggagaggaaggctGGCGTAATGCCCCGAGTGCTGGGGATCGATCTTTTCTTGGCGAGGCATCgacagaagagaggcgagtgATGAAAAGCGCTGGGGGCACTCACGAATAAATGCGCAGAGAAAGTACTTGAGCTTACCTTGTTTCGCCAAACGGGGAGACCAGGAGGTTCTCAGCTGAGATTTCCTTTGGCGGTGCTCGCGCATGCTTCTTCAGTATTCCCGAAGACTACAACTACGTTTTGTTAGAGGACTTGCTGTGGTTCAGCGCGGACCACCCCGCAGTAATTCTCTAACTGATTTCACGTTGCCGACAGTCGTCCGGTGactcgcctccaccacggggcgcgtgtgcgcagttCAGACTGGGGATGACGTGCTGGACGGGAAGCAGGTGCTCCTCTGGCAGGTCGACAGCCTTGAAGAAGTTGTAGCGCTCCGCTTGTGTTGCTCAACGTCCCCAGGCGCCAGCTGTGCGTCGAGCGGCACACGCGTTTCTTCATGTCGGCCTCGCACTTTGGGCCAGCCGCGAGCGTGACCCCGACCAGGGCCGCAAATGAGGGATCCAGTGGGTCACAGTGTTCCTCGCTGTAGCGCTGGGGTGGATCGGTGCTTATCGTAACCCGCTTGGCGGCAGGCATCATCGAACACCCTTCCCTGCGCCGCGTGACGACCGACAAGTGCGGAGcccggtggtggtggtggtgggaagATCTTCTGTTGCCCCTTACGTTCAAGAAAGGTAGCGAGGTTCACCGTGCGGGAACGCCCCGATGCTCTCCTGGTGAGTCTCTCGTGTGCCTGCATGATGGCCTCGAAtgcttttgctttcttctcttctagATGCTTCCTTCGTCAAGGTGACTCTTAAAACACAGTCGTGCAGCCCATCTCATCCGCTACAGCAGTCTGACTTTCATCGGAGGCATCGTTGAAAACGAGCTTATCTTGAATCACGAGCGTGGAAGGCACAGAAGCTGGGAAGCCACGGTGGTGAAAAGGAGTAAGAGACCCCCCAACAAGTCTTCCGGACTGGGGCCTCCAAGCCGTCAACGTAAACCTTCTCGATGTGCTTCACCAAAATGGTAGGAGCAGTTCTGCGGGCACTACGAGGGGGATGAAGGGAGAGTGGCGCCGGCCATGCACTAGCTCGCACACCGGCTCACACATGCACCCAGGAACAGAACGGATCCGCCACTACCCTGGCAGCGACAAATCCTCATCCCTTCCAAGACCCACATAGAAAAACAGCAGCGGGAAataagagagaagggcacaGAGATAGGGGAAGAGGCGTGGgctgtgtgtacgtgtacCGCCACCTTCTTCGACTGTGTAAGGGCAACAGGGTCCAGGTATCCCGCACTCACCGCATCATGCCCATACGCACAGGGGCACACTCCctagagagaggggagggggggggagagaagaacggCAATACAGTGTACGAGGGTGCCTACCTTTTGCACCCTTTCAAATATTGGGTCACGCATGGGTCTGGAGAAGAGGGATGCGTTCAGCCGGCGTTCCGGTCTCTAGTTGTGCATTGAAGGCAGTTTGAGCGTCTGCAGCACAGTGGATGCCTTGGTGTTGCAAGTACCGCCacgccacagccgccgcggaggcgaggaggaagacaccGAGAAGGATGTACACGTGCGAGCGGTGCAGCCAGGTGGAGAAAAAAGCACCAGTCTTCGACGACTGGTATCGCCGCATGGCCTTGCCATAGTCTCCCAGTGGGGAGTAGACCAGATATGACAGCATCATACCGCGGTCCTCATGGGAGAGGACATGACAGTGGTATACCACCTCACCTTCGTACGTTGCTGCCTTCCAGCGGATGGTGGTGACACCGTCCAAGATCGGAATCGTGTCACGGAGCTCGCCGGTGTGTACGCCGTACATGGCCATGGTCTCGTTCTCGTGATTGCCCCCAGGGCGGGGTTCGAAGGAGAGAAACTGGAAGTGGTTGACgtgaaggtgaagaggaTGCGGCCGATTATCAGTCGGGTCACCGTACACGCGCGCCGTCACGACTGTGTTCAGCGGCACTGTGAAGCCGTGATAACCCTCGATGCGTCTGCCAATCTCGCCTTGGAAGCCTTCATAGTGGCACGACGATGAGTTCTGCAGCGACTTACAGTTCTGTCCCTGACCCAGGATGTAGTATGGCTTCGTGATGGGCATGTCTCGCTGCGAGAAAGAAATCTCGCGGTAGAATGTGTTACGACTTTCGAGGTGCAAGTAGTCCGGGGAGTACTTGGGCATGGTTACGGGGAAGACGACCGCACGATTACCCTTCGGTTTCATACCTTCTGACTTTAGGTAGAAGATGACGTCTGACTGGTCGCCGATGTGGTGCACCGGATAGATGCCCTTCTCCTCGCACACCACGGCCAGACTGCgtcgcgtcgccgtcgtgaAGTACAGCCAGCCTTCCTTCACCTCGACTGTCCGACGCAGTTGCGTTCCATCGACGGCTGTCATGTAAAAGGTGCACTGCTTAGGAAGCGACATGTTTATATAGCACGACCCTGCCGCAAAcacgatgcgcagcagcattgGATAGCCACGCTTGACCGTCACGGTTGGGCGATGCTGGCCGTTAACGAGAAGCAGATCCGCCGGCATCTCGTACTCGTTGTTCTTTCGGTCCACAATACGCGGATTAGACGGGAGGAGTGTGCCCATCGCGACGTCGAGACTCGACATCGGTGTCCCGTCGCACCTTAGCGAGTTCTTCAGGCGATACAGATGCACAATGAGGATCTGCGAGTCCCAGCCGTGAAAGGGGTGCAATGGGGTCGTCATAAAGTCGCCTTCCCCCATATCGATTGCCCCGAATAGCCCACCCATGACTTGCTGATAGACGCTAccgtgggcgtgtgcgtgatACCAGTGGAGGCCCGGCTCGTGATCGCGCCGGACATTGATCGTGTACACCAGTGTCTCACCTGGAAGTGCGACTATAAACGGGTTGTCTTTTTTGGGATCGCTGTGCATGCCGTGGAAGTGCACGTTCGTGATGTTTGGACCGTGGAACATATTCATCGGACCTGTTGTGTTGGCCAGTCCTTCCTTTCCAAGTTTGTTCACTAATCTCAAGATAATTCTGCCGCCAGGGTTGACCTTCAGCGTGGGGCCAGGAAGCATGGGCCTGCCGTTGCTCTCTTCATAAAAACGTCCCGTGTATTCAAAGAACACTTCTTTCCCATCGACCCACTCGAGTGGGATGGAGACTCGTCCAGTGCGCACATAGAGTGTGACCTTGGTGTCGTTAGTTTCCGTTGGAAGTATGATAGGCGAAGGAACAAAATCAGCTGCATTACCCACATCAATATGCAGGCACACCACTAtgacaagcagcagcaaaacgaATGCTGCACGCATAATTCCTAGCGAAAGTGCAAGCGCTTTAGGAACTAACACACGTAAAGATGGGCCacagagcaaaaaaaaaacaaaaacatTACGAGGGTTGCAAGATTAGCGTAGGAAGCAAGCACATGCACTTCACATGGCAAAAGTGACAAGAAGTACGGAAGGGATCGGGACGCACGGGTGCACGAATCTCTCCTTCATTGGCAACACCATCCGATACCGCTTGAGGTACAGATATGATAATTATACAAAAATACTAGCCCAGCACCCACAGAGGCGTTCTTGGGATCATGATGCAACCTACGGCGGCGAACATGAGCCTTAACGTGGAGCATCTGGCAAAGCTGCCGCTACAGCTCCCAGTGTTTTCGCGCCGCAACAAACTGCAAGTTCTTCCTCTGCATTCATGCAAGTGTTCTTTTTcggcttctcttttctcgctaAGCACAACAGGTGCAATTCCTACTTAGTTCCTAAATGAAGAGGGAAATACAGAAAACGGGGTCGGTGCGACTCGCCTTAGGAGCGACGGTTTTCTACTGCTAGGCTTACAGCAGCGGCtagaagaaaagagaaataGAATTGAcaccagcgcagctgctAAAGAGACGACCCGTTGGAGTCACGTATCGGTTCCCACATCTGCTCTCCTCAAACAATTgcacgcagccgctccagctgctctcTGGAACAGCCAGTCCACTTCGGATCGGTAATGTCCACATCGTTGTTGTTAATCAGTTGCTTGTACCGAATTTCGTTACGACGCGCAATGGGGTCGCGCCAATATGGGTAGCCTGCCCACCAGCCGTTCTTGCGCTCCGTTTCCTCAGAGCAGTAGCTTGCGTGCTTGAACAAAAACACCATGGATAGCAGACCAACGCCTGCCATCATGTTATACTCCTGCGTGAACAGCTTCATCTGCAGCACGGGGATGCGATCACACTTCCAGCGCGTGTAGACCATCTTTAGGCTTGCAGCGGTAGTTCCTAGCTGAAgaacagaagaagaaaggcagcTATGTGTGCTTGTGTTGCGACGCGCGAGGAGGGAAATTGCCGTCATGCAGTGGACGGTTTCAGATGAATGAAAGTAAACCAAAAAAGCAGAGCCAGTGAAATCCaagggagagcagagaaaatgGATGAAGCACCGAGAGTGCAAAATAAAAAAATACATGTAGCCAACCAGTATGGAGTTGCACTCGCTTCATTTTGTGAACAGAAACAGGTCTTCGAATCGCGAGTGGCTGTGACACACAGTACCTCACACAACAGCTCTTTGACAATCTCGGCGGCTcaacacacatgcacacacgctgTAGTGGCAACTAGAGTATAATTCTCTGCTGCATATCGTCTTTTTTTGCGTGTGTTTCCCTGTCATGAAATACACGCGTACATCCCAGTGAGATTACTGCACAGCGAacaaacgaagaaaaaaacatcAAACATGTGCGAATGCACCCTATCTACATTGCTgatcgtgcagcagcagtaacaGTAATATTGTTCTCTTCTCAGTCAGCCCAGGCCATGCCATCCACAGGGACTTCGGAGCACACCTCCAGCACGCTTGTCGGAGCCCAGACGCCTCTCTTAAAGGTCCCCCTCTGAGCCATTTCGATGCTGGGATAGTGCATCGATGCAGCATCATCAAGGGGTCTGTTCTTCTTGTCAAACTTCCCTTCATAGTAGGACCCGCCTTGCAGAATCCACTGACCCTGCACAAAGTTACCATTGACCCACTCTCCACGATACTCGCTCCCGTCCACAAAGTGGTATGCTCCATAACCATCCTTGGCGCCAGCCTTCCAGTTGCCTGAGTACACATCGCCATTGAGGTAGTAAAAAACGCCTTGTCCGTGGCGCTTGTTCTCCAGAAACTCCCCTTTGTAGAGGGAGCCATCCTTGTTTTTCATCACACCGCGGCCAGTTCGCATTCCACGCACGTAGTCACCCTGATAGCACGGGCGCTGACCATACTGCATAATTCCATCTACGATGTGGCGGCCGAGCTGGAGTTTTGTAGCAATTTCCCCTATCATTGCTCTGGGATCCTTGCCCGCGGCTGtcagctgctccacttcCTTAGCAACAATACGGTCAGCCTCGCAGCACCCTTTGCTAACAAACGTGTACAGACCTCTCCCATGCTTTTTTCCGTCGAAAAACTCCCCTTCGTAAGTGTCACCCGACGCATACGTTGCTTTACCACACCCAGACCTCTGCTGGAACTCATCGCGTGGACCGGCGTAGATTCCTAACGTGCAGACAGACTTCACGAAATTGCGGTCAAAAGCAACATCATTCTCCGCTGAGCTTTGACAGAAATCATCGACCCATGTGTCAACATCCGTCTCCGGCTCAGTGCCCTCAGCGAGAAACACAGCAGCATACGCGTTCCAAACATACAGCTCAGCCTTCTTGAAACCTGTCACCACATCGA
It includes:
- a CDS encoding multicopper oxidase, putative (TriTrypDB/GeneDB-style sysID: LpmP.03.0900); the protein is MLPGPTLKVNPGGRIILRLVNKLGKEGLANTTGPMNMFHGPNITNVHFHGMHSDPKKDNPFIVALPGETLVYTINVRRDHEPGLHWYHAHAHGSVYQQVMGGLFGAIDMGEGDFMTTPLHPFHGWDSQILIVHLYRLKNSLRCDGTPMSSLDVAMGTLLPSNPRIVDRKNNEYEMPADLLLVNGQHRPTVTVKRGYPMLLRIVFAAGSCYINMSLPKQCTFYMTAVDGTQLRRTVEVKEGWLYFTTATRRSLAVVCEEKGIYPVHHIGDQSDVIFYLKSEGMKPKGNRAVVFPVTMPKYSPDYLHLESRNTFYREISFSQRDMPITKPYYILGQGQNCKSLQNSSSCHYEGFQGEIGRRIEGYHGFTVPLNTVVTARVYGDPTDNRPHPLHLHVNHFQFLSFEPRPGGNHENETMAMYGVHTGELRDTIPILDGVTTIRWKAATYEGEVVYHCHVLSHEDRGMMLSYLVYSPLGDYGKAMRRYQSSKTGAFFSTWLHRSHVYILLGVFLLASAAAVAWRYLQHQGIHCAADAQTAFNAQLETGTPAERIPLLQTHA
- a CDS encoding hypothetical protein (TriTrypDB/GeneDB-style sysID: LpmP.03.0910) → MVYTRWKCDRIPVLQMKLFTQEYNMMAGVGLLSMVFLFKHASYCSEETERKNGWWAGYPYWRDPIARRNEIRYKQLINNNDVDITDPKWTGCSREQLERLRAIV
- a CDS encoding hypothetical protein (TriTrypDB/GeneDB-style sysID: LpmP.03.0920); the encoded protein is MQQVNIDEIDVVTGFKKAELYVWNAYAAVFLAEGTEPETDVDTWVDDFCQSSAENDVAFDRNFVKSVCTLGIYAGPRDEFQQRSGCGKATYASGDTYEGEFFDGKKHGRGLYTFVSKGCCEADRIVAKEVEQLTAAGKDPRAMIGEIATKLQLGRHIVDGIMQYGQRPCYQGDYVRGMRTGRGVMKNKDGSLYKGEFLENKRHGQGVFYYLNGDVYSGNWKAGAKDGYGAYHFVDGSEYRGEWVNGNFVQGQWILQGGSYYEGKFDKKNRPLDDAASMHYPSIEMAQRGTFKRGVWAPTSVLEVCSEVPVDGMAWAD